A portion of the Rhodococcus pseudokoreensis genome contains these proteins:
- a CDS encoding FadR/GntR family transcriptional regulator translates to MPIDQLGGLTALGAVLSPLDGGGPRTDAVVQRISAAIGLGVMVDGEQLPPELDLASQLGVSTVTLREALAVLRNEGLVYTKRGRGGGSFVKASADVVQSNSLTRLQQLSVEELRDIGDEHFAVSGAAAALAARRSLTTDVARLRGLVTRMRETAEPFQCRRADSRFHIEVAVSSQSSRLTRTEVSLQAELSAMIWLPQVAVDPAAEADSHHALVDAIEAENPDLARELAEFHSTTHLRSLIKLRMELRNE, encoded by the coding sequence GTGCCGATCGACCAGCTCGGAGGCTTGACCGCGCTCGGCGCTGTCCTCTCCCCGCTCGATGGCGGCGGCCCCCGCACGGATGCGGTCGTCCAGCGCATCTCCGCCGCTATCGGGCTCGGCGTGATGGTCGACGGCGAGCAGCTGCCGCCCGAATTGGACCTCGCCAGCCAACTCGGCGTCTCCACGGTGACCCTGCGCGAGGCGCTGGCGGTGCTCCGCAACGAGGGGCTCGTGTACACCAAGCGCGGACGCGGCGGGGGCAGCTTCGTCAAGGCATCGGCCGACGTCGTCCAGAGCAACTCGCTGACCAGGCTGCAGCAGCTGAGTGTGGAGGAACTGCGGGACATCGGTGACGAACACTTCGCGGTCTCCGGCGCAGCCGCCGCCCTGGCGGCCCGTCGGAGCCTGACCACCGACGTGGCCCGGTTGCGGGGTCTGGTGACCCGAATGCGGGAAACTGCCGAACCGTTCCAGTGCCGGCGCGCCGACAGCCGCTTCCACATCGAGGTCGCGGTGAGCTCGCAGTCGTCGCGATTGACCCGGACCGAGGTCAGCCTGCAAGCTGAGTTGTCGGCAATGATCTGGCTTCCGCAGGTTGCAGTCGACCCGGCCGCGGAAGCCGATTCCCACCATGCTCTGGTGGATGCGATCGAAGCCGAGAATCCGGATCTGGCACGGGAACTGGCAGAATTCCACAGCACCACCCACCTTCGCAGCCTGATCAAACTACGTATGGAGCTGAGGAACGAATGA
- a CDS encoding cache domain-containing protein, translated as MSPVDDSRLQAAVDSVGEATTDLVEVIYTSLVAIGDALIELWTRLQADGTSPRSSDLESLKSTVVGELDARGPLFNGAGVVMAVGSLADRRRYLEWWRADGGGRPVSQRLVLDLNPRSEYYYDYSDMEWFTIPRDRNEKWVYGPYLDYTGVDLYVCTFAVPIRLSDGTFLGVAGADVPVASIESRLWPQFRRAESGLVLVNADGRVIVGNDPEYITGSKVASVARSGAAVPVRATPWSLVPLHSAD; from the coding sequence ATGAGTCCCGTCGATGACTCTCGGCTGCAGGCAGCGGTCGACTCGGTCGGGGAAGCGACGACGGACCTCGTCGAGGTCATCTACACTTCCCTCGTCGCGATCGGCGACGCATTGATCGAGCTGTGGACCAGGCTGCAGGCCGACGGAACGTCACCCCGATCGTCGGATCTCGAGTCGCTCAAGAGCACCGTGGTCGGCGAACTCGACGCCCGGGGCCCGCTGTTCAACGGCGCGGGCGTGGTCATGGCCGTTGGCAGCCTCGCCGATCGGCGACGATATCTCGAATGGTGGCGCGCCGACGGGGGCGGCCGCCCCGTTTCACAGCGGCTGGTTCTCGACCTCAATCCGCGCAGTGAGTACTACTACGACTACTCCGACATGGAATGGTTCACCATTCCCCGCGATCGGAACGAGAAGTGGGTCTACGGACCATATCTCGACTACACCGGCGTCGACCTGTATGTGTGCACCTTCGCGGTTCCGATCAGGCTCAGCGATGGAACATTCCTGGGTGTCGCCGGCGCCGACGTGCCCGTGGCCAGCATCGAATCAAGGCTGTGGCCGCAGTTCCGCCGCGCGGAATCCGGTCTGGTCCTCGTCAATGCCGACGGTCGGGTCATCGTAGGTAACGATCCGGAGTACATCACTGGTTCGAAGGTCGCTTCCGTGGCCCGTTCCGGCGCAGCGGTGCCGGTGCGGGCCACTCCGTGGTCGCTGGTACCGCTTCACTCGGCGGACTAG
- a CDS encoding cytochrome P450 produces MPTDQLTDAPFLNLADPTFSVQSDAVRQAREASWFAHTSYGLAVLRYDEVSKLMKDRRLRQGSWAWPAHNGVNEGPFAHWWSSALLNLEGDDHHRLRRLMNPAFSPKLIGGLVPRFQSLANELIDEFHDRGRCDFASEFAEPYAARVIAIMLGIPESEWKKIAAWSNDIGLALGVTLKQDLAKVEAALEGLYAYADELIADRRKNPGDDFVSRLVLAERDGEHLSHDELRVSLVLLIFGGMDTTRNQLGLALQTFMKYPDQWKLLAERPELGKAAVEEVMRVNPTVTWVTREALEDFEYQGLEIKAGTTIHLLSESAGTDPRVIEGEPFDLTAQRVPHFGFGGGAHHCLGHFVARSDMSEALPLLAQRLKNPTIDGIATWLPLSGNTGPIFLPIAFERG; encoded by the coding sequence ATGCCCACTGATCAACTGACCGACGCACCGTTTCTCAACCTGGCGGACCCCACCTTCTCGGTCCAGTCCGATGCCGTCCGCCAGGCGCGTGAGGCCAGCTGGTTCGCCCACACCAGCTACGGACTCGCCGTCCTGCGGTATGACGAGGTCAGCAAGCTGATGAAGGACAGGCGCCTGCGGCAGGGCAGCTGGGCCTGGCCGGCGCACAACGGAGTCAACGAAGGCCCGTTCGCACACTGGTGGTCGAGCGCGCTGCTCAACCTCGAGGGCGACGACCACCATCGCCTGCGCCGACTGATGAACCCCGCGTTCTCCCCGAAGCTCATCGGCGGCCTGGTTCCCAGGTTCCAGTCGCTCGCGAACGAGCTGATCGACGAGTTCCACGACCGCGGCCGATGCGATTTCGCCTCCGAGTTCGCCGAACCCTACGCGGCCCGCGTCATCGCGATCATGCTCGGCATCCCCGAGAGCGAATGGAAGAAGATCGCCGCCTGGTCCAACGACATCGGCCTGGCCCTGGGAGTCACGCTCAAGCAGGACCTCGCCAAGGTCGAGGCCGCGCTCGAAGGCCTATACGCCTATGCCGACGAACTGATCGCCGACCGCCGCAAGAACCCGGGCGACGACTTCGTCAGCCGGCTCGTACTGGCCGAACGGGACGGCGAACACCTCAGCCACGACGAGCTGCGTGTGTCGCTGGTCCTGCTGATTTTCGGCGGGATGGACACCACCCGCAACCAGCTGGGCCTCGCTTTGCAAACGTTCATGAAGTACCCCGACCAGTGGAAGCTGCTCGCCGAACGCCCAGAGCTGGGCAAGGCGGCGGTCGAAGAGGTTATGCGCGTCAACCCGACCGTCACCTGGGTGACCCGCGAGGCGCTCGAGGACTTCGAGTACCAAGGGCTCGAGATCAAGGCCGGCACCACCATCCATCTGTTGTCCGAATCCGCCGGTACCGACCCGCGAGTGATCGAGGGCGAGCCCTTCGATCTGACCGCTCAGCGGGTGCCGCACTTCGGTTTCGGTGGCGGCGCACACCACTGTCTCGGACACTTCGTCGCCCGCTCCGACATGAGCGAGGCACTGCCCCTGCTCGCCCAGCGGCTGAAGAATCCGACCATCGACGGTATCGCCACCTGGCTGCCGCTCAGCGGCAACACCGGCCCGATCTTCCTGCCGATCGCGTTCGAGCGCGGTTGA
- a CDS encoding ferredoxin has product MDVRVDYGMCQDHGQCAIAAPKVFQMGDDGKLVYDKHPEDSQRDEVEEAADVCPVQAIFLDES; this is encoded by the coding sequence ATGGACGTTCGCGTCGACTACGGAATGTGCCAGGACCACGGGCAGTGCGCCATCGCCGCGCCCAAGGTCTTCCAGATGGGCGACGACGGGAAGCTTGTGTACGACAAGCACCCCGAGGACTCCCAGCGCGACGAGGTGGAAGAGGCCGCCGACGTCTGCCCCGTGCAAGCGATCTTCCTCGACGAGAGCTGA
- a CDS encoding APC family permease, whose product MPPLRPDDAISDDDAQLAALGFESEFKRDMSLWANFSLGFTYLSPVVGIYTVFAIALVAAGPPMIWSLLIAGIGQFLVALVFSEVVAQFPVAGGVYPWARRLWGRKWAWMTGWVYLFALLATIAGVAYGAGPFVATVVGFTPSVTTTITCALAVLILATVINFGGTKVLGYAAIFGFGAELLGALVVGIWLLFTERHHGLGVLFDSFGAQGSHSFLYAFLAASLIGVFQYYGFEACGDVAEEVENPGLQIPKSMRRTIYIGGAAATFVCLSLILSVVDFGAVISGEDADPVATILSDAFGPVGSKIVIVVVLISFVSCALSLQAAASRLIYSYARDGMIVGSRLWSKFDHRRAVPPYALLFAAVVPGILIIGSAVSTDALTKLISFGAIGIYIAFQMVVFAALRARVKGWTPNGKYQLGKWAMPVNVGALVYGVAAIVNISWPRTPDAPWYDNYVVALLCAAVIGSGLLYMALARSHSNGTAPFGDAIPKRPSLTHSTSPDPQPEPAGATDAH is encoded by the coding sequence ATGCCTCCCCTGCGTCCTGACGACGCCATTTCCGACGACGACGCCCAACTTGCCGCCCTCGGCTTCGAATCCGAGTTCAAACGAGATATGAGCCTGTGGGCGAATTTTTCCCTCGGCTTCACCTATCTGTCCCCGGTGGTCGGCATCTACACCGTCTTCGCGATCGCGCTGGTCGCTGCCGGACCGCCGATGATCTGGAGCCTGCTGATCGCCGGTATCGGCCAATTCCTGGTGGCCCTGGTCTTCAGCGAGGTCGTCGCACAATTCCCGGTAGCCGGCGGTGTCTACCCCTGGGCGCGCCGCCTGTGGGGCCGAAAGTGGGCGTGGATGACGGGCTGGGTCTACCTGTTCGCCCTGCTCGCCACGATCGCCGGCGTCGCCTACGGCGCGGGTCCGTTCGTTGCCACCGTGGTCGGTTTTACGCCCTCGGTGACCACGACCATCACGTGTGCCCTCGCAGTGCTGATTCTGGCAACCGTCATCAATTTCGGTGGTACCAAGGTCCTGGGCTACGCCGCTATCTTCGGATTCGGGGCTGAGCTTCTCGGCGCGCTCGTTGTCGGAATCTGGTTGTTGTTCACCGAGCGCCACCACGGACTGGGAGTCCTCTTCGACAGTTTCGGGGCGCAAGGATCGCACAGCTTCCTGTATGCGTTCCTCGCCGCCAGCCTGATCGGCGTCTTTCAGTACTACGGTTTCGAGGCCTGCGGCGACGTCGCCGAGGAAGTCGAGAACCCCGGCCTGCAAATCCCGAAGTCCATGCGCCGCACCATCTACATCGGCGGCGCCGCGGCGACCTTCGTGTGCCTGAGCCTGATCCTGTCCGTGGTCGACTTCGGCGCCGTCATCAGCGGCGAGGACGCGGATCCGGTCGCGACAATCCTCAGCGACGCGTTCGGTCCGGTGGGCTCTAAGATCGTGATTGTCGTCGTGCTGATCTCGTTCGTCTCCTGCGCACTGAGCCTGCAGGCGGCGGCGAGCCGACTGATCTACTCCTACGCCCGCGACGGAATGATCGTCGGCAGCAGGCTCTGGTCGAAGTTCGATCACCGCCGCGCCGTCCCTCCCTACGCGCTGCTGTTCGCCGCAGTCGTCCCCGGCATCCTGATCATCGGGTCGGCGGTGTCCACCGACGCCCTGACCAAGCTGATCAGCTTCGGCGCCATCGGCATCTATATCGCCTTCCAAATGGTGGTCTTCGCCGCGCTGCGTGCCCGCGTCAAGGGCTGGACCCCGAACGGCAAGTACCAGCTCGGCAAGTGGGCCATGCCGGTCAACGTCGGCGCACTCGTCTACGGCGTCGCCGCCATCGTCAACATCAGCTGGCCACGCACACCCGACGCTCCCTGGTACGACAACTACGTCGTCGCCCTGCTGTGCGCCGCGGTCATCGGCTCCGGCCTGCTCTACATGGCCCTCGCCCGCTCCCACAGCAACGGAACCGCGCCCTTCGGCGACGCGATCCCCAAGCGTCCCAGCCTCACCCACTCGACTTCTCCCGACCCTCAGCCCGAACCCGCAGGAGCCACCGATGCCCACTGA